The genomic DNA ACGGGAAACGGCGCGGCCCGGATTGACAGGCCCCGCCAACGGACCTACGCTGCGGGACGGGCGTCCCTCATCCGACCGCGGCAGGCGGCAGGAAGCGCGAGGCAGCATGAAACGCGAGGCAGCATGAAACAGGTGTCGAAGGTGGCGATCCTGGGCTCCGGCGTCATGGGCAGCGCGATCGCGGCCCACTTCGCCAACGCCGGGGTGCCGGCGCTGGTGCTGGACATCGTGCCCCCCGGCCTGCCCGAGGGCGCCGGCCGCCAGGAGCGCAACGCCCTGGTCGACGGAGCGATCGCCGCCATGGCGAAAGCGAAGCCCGCTCCCCTGTTCACGCCGGCGTGCCTGAAGCTGATCGAGACCGGCAACTTCGAAGACGACCTGGTGCGCCTGAAGGAAGCCGACTGGATCGTCGAGGTCGTCAAGGAAGACCTCTGCATCAAGCGGAAGGTGCTCGCCGCCGCCGCCGCCCACCTCAAGCCCGACGCCTGGCTCACCAGCAACACCTCGGGCCTGTCCCTGGCCGCGATGTCCGACGAGCTGCCCGAGGCGGTGCGGCCGCGCTTCCTGGGCACGCACTTCTTCAACCCGCCGCGCTACATGAAGCTGATGGAACTGGTCCCCGGGCCGCTGACCGACCCCGCGACGCTCGCCGAAGTGGCGGCCTTCTGCGAGGTGCGCCTGGGCAAGGGGATCGTCGTGGCGCGGGACACGCCCAACTTCGTGGCCAACCGCATCGGCGTGCACGCGATGATGACCACGTTCCGGGTCATGGAGGAGATGGGGCTGACCGTCGAAGAGGTCGACGCCCTGACCGGCCCCGCGGTGGGCCGCCCCAAGACCGCCACCTTCCAGCTCGCGGACCTGGTCGGGCTGGACACTTTCCTGCACGTCGCCGAGAACGTCCACGCCACGGCCACCGGCGACGAGGCGCGCGAGGTCTTCGCGCCGCCCGCCTTCCTGCGCACGATGGTCGGCAAACGCCTGCTGGGCCGCAAGACCGGCGGCGGGTTCTACCGCATGGTCAAGGGCGAGGGCGAGAAGACGATCCTCACGCTGGACCTCGGCACCTTCGAGTACCGCGAGAAGCGCAAGGCCGCGTTCCCGGAGATCGAGCGGGCCAAGACCATGGACGACCTCGCCGAGCGGCTGCGCTTCCTGGTGCTGGGCCAGGGCCGCGCGGGCTCGGCCCTGTGGGCGATGCTGGCGCCGACCCTCTCCTACTCGGCGATGCGGGTGGGCGAGATCTGCGACGACGCCTCGGCCGTGGACCGGGCCATCCGCTGGGGCTTCAACTGGGACCTCGGCCCCTTCGAGACCTGGGACCGGCTGGGCTTCCGCGCGGTGACCGACCGGCTGCGCGCCGACGGGCACCCGCTGCCGGCCTGGGTCGACGCCCTGTACGAGAGCGGCGCCGAGACCCTGTACCGCGAACGCGACGGCCGCCTGGAGTCGCCCACCGCGGCGCCGGGCGTCTTCGCCCCGGTGCCGGTCCACCCGCGCGCCTTCGACTTCGAGCTGCTGCGTCGCGGGCACCGCGAGATCCGCCGCAACCCCGGCGCCTCGCTGCTGGACCTGGGCGACGGCGTCTTCTGCCTGGAATTCCACGCCAAGATGAACGCCCTGGGCCAGGACCAGATCCAGATGGCGATGACGGCCTGCCGCGAGGCCGAGCAGAACGGCCGCGCCCTGGTCGTGGCCAACCAGGGCGAGCACTTCTCGGCCGGCGCCAACCTGGCGCTGCTGCTGATGGAGGCCGCCGAGGGCAACTGGGACGACATCGACCTGATCGTGCGCGCGTTCCAGGGCATGACCGACCGCCTCGCCTTCTGCGGCGTGCCGGTGGTGACCGCCCCGCACGGGCTGGCCCTGGGAGGCGGCTGCGAGGTGACCCTGGCCGGCGACCTGGTGCGGGCCGCGGCCGAGACCTACATCGGTTTGGTCGAGTTCGGCGCCGGCGTGGTGCCGGCCGGCGGCGGCTGCGTGCGCCTGTACGGGCGCAACCGGGAGCGCTACGCCGACGCGAACGACCTCTACCCCGCCCTGCGCGCCACCTTCGAGACGATCGGCACGGCCAAGGTCGC from bacterium includes the following:
- a CDS encoding 3-hydroxyacyl-CoA dehydrogenase/enoyl-CoA hydratase family protein, producing the protein MKQVSKVAILGSGVMGSAIAAHFANAGVPALVLDIVPPGLPEGAGRQERNALVDGAIAAMAKAKPAPLFTPACLKLIETGNFEDDLVRLKEADWIVEVVKEDLCIKRKVLAAAAAHLKPDAWLTSNTSGLSLAAMSDELPEAVRPRFLGTHFFNPPRYMKLMELVPGPLTDPATLAEVAAFCEVRLGKGIVVARDTPNFVANRIGVHAMMTTFRVMEEMGLTVEEVDALTGPAVGRPKTATFQLADLVGLDTFLHVAENVHATATGDEAREVFAPPAFLRTMVGKRLLGRKTGGGFYRMVKGEGEKTILTLDLGTFEYREKRKAAFPEIERAKTMDDLAERLRFLVLGQGRAGSALWAMLAPTLSYSAMRVGEICDDASAVDRAIRWGFNWDLGPFETWDRLGFRAVTDRLRADGHPLPAWVDALYESGAETLYRERDGRLESPTAAPGVFAPVPVHPRAFDFELLRRGHREIRRNPGASLLDLGDGVFCLEFHAKMNALGQDQIQMAMTACREAEQNGRALVVANQGEHFSAGANLALLLMEAAEGNWDDIDLIVRAFQGMTDRLAFCGVPVVTAPHGLALGGGCEVTLAGDLVRAAAETYIGLVEFGAGVVPAGGGCVRLYGRNRERYADANDLYPALRATFETIGTAKVATSAEEAREFGYFRAADTWSMNRDLQIADAKQLALALADRGYAPQTPDPAIPVMGRAGIGLCESVLYNMVEAGHASEHDRKIGGCLARILCGGDVPGPTVVSHAHLLDLEREGFLKLCGERKTLERMQSLLKSGKPLRN